The following coding sequences are from one Mus pahari chromosome X, PAHARI_EIJ_v1.1, whole genome shotgun sequence window:
- the Fate1 gene encoding fetal and adult testis-expressed transcript protein, whose protein sequence is MPRVPRVQSHDDAHLQEFSVNFPGGRFPYECLEADIMADIGLEELNGLAVEVMRRQMQVISGWLHILEDQDSTWCHKEAVPFTLLVSVCIANLWL, encoded by the exons ATGCCCCGGGTGCCAAGAGTGCAGAGCCATGATGATGCCCATCTCCAGGAGTTTTCTGTCAACTTCCCAGGGGGGAGATTCCCTTATGAGTG TCTGGAGGCAGATATAATGGCAGACATTGGCCTGGAAGAGCTCAATGGCCTGGCAGTGGAAGTCATGAGAAGGCAG ATGCAAGTGATTTCTGGATGGCTGCATATCCTTGAGGACCAGGATTCCACCTGGTGCCATAAGGAGGCTGTGCCCTTTACTCTGTTGGTATCAGTCTGCATAGCCAACCTGTGGCTTTAG
- the Prrg3 gene encoding transmembrane gamma-carboxyglutamic acid protein 3 has product MAVFLEAKNAHAVLKRFPRANEFLEELRQGTIERECMEEICSYEEVKEVFENKEKTMEFWKGYPNAVYSVRDPSQSSDAMYVVVPLLGVVLLIVIALFIIWRCQLQKATRHHPSYAQNRYLASRAGHNLPRVMVYRGTVHSQGESSGHREAGTNPQIVMGPSRGGRTTVRLESTLYLPELSLSRLSSATPPPSYEEVTAPQEGSSEEASVSYSDPPPKYEEIVAASPSADK; this is encoded by the exons ATGGCTG TATTTCTAGAAGCAAAAAATGCCCATGCAGTCCTGAAACGGTTTCCTCGTGCCAATGAGTTCCTGGAGGAGCTACGTCAGGGCACCATTGAGCGGGAGTGCATGGAAGAGATCTGCAGTTATGAAGAGGTCAAGGAAGTAtttgagaacaaagagaaaacg ATGGAGTTCTGGAAGGGATACCCAAATGCAGTCTACTCAGTCCGAGACCCCTCGCAGAGCTCGGATGCCATGTATGTGGTGGTGCCCCTTCTGGGGGTAGTCTTGCTGATTGTCATTGCCTTGTTTATCATCTGGAGGTGCCAACTGCAGAAAGCAACTCGTCACCACCCCTCCTATGCTCAGAACCGATACCTAGCCAGTCGTGCTGGGCACAACCTTCCCCGAGTCATGGTGTACAGAGGCACTGTGCACAGCCAGGGAGAGTCCTCTGGGCACCGTGAGGCAGGAACTAACCCACAGATAGTTATGGGGCCCAGCCGGGGAGGCAGAACCACTGTCAGGCTGGAGAGTACCCTCTACCtccctgagctctctctctccagactaTCGAGTGCTACCCCTCCCCCTTCTTATGAGGAGGTGACTGCACCCCAGGAGGGCAGCAGTGAGGAGGCCAGTGTTTCTTACAGTGACCCTCCCCCAAAGTATGAAGAGATTGTGGCAGCCAGCCCCAGTGCAGACAAGTAG